From Gossypium raimondii isolate GPD5lz chromosome 11, ASM2569854v1, whole genome shotgun sequence:
aacataatgcattgaaataatataaaattataaaattaaaattaagatatttttaaaaataataaaatgcgataaaaaatacgaacaaatggtcaAAGTAAGagtattagtaaattttaaaaattaagaaataattaatacaaattattgaaacaaaatgtactgaaataatataaaagaataaaatagaaaataatatatttttattgaaagtaataaaatcggaaaataatacgagcaaaggcggggaaaagggtttttttcgagttttttaccaaaatattacaaaaaattaaaaaaaccaaaatattataaacttttttttatttaccaaaataatagaggaaaaaaaaagggtgatgGAGAGGAATAAAAAGGCGGCACCAATAGAGAGGAATAAAAAGGCGGCACCAATGGAGAGGAATAAAAAGGCGGCACCAATATGtggctaattgccttttaagccctccttatttattattttcttttattccccttcaacacactaaattaataaatttcaaacattatgcattgaaataatgtaaaattaaaaaagacaaagtttatgatatttttaaaataataaaatgcggagaaaaaatacgaacaaatggcggaagtaagagtgtattattaatttttataaaattcagaaatgattaatacaaaatatttcaaagaaaatatgctgaaataatataaaataataaaatacgaaaataatatatttttattgaaagtaataaaaatcgagaaaataatacgagcaaatgGCAGGGGTAAGGGTTATTTTCttacaccaaattaatttaaataacacactaaataaatttcaaacattatgtactgaaataatgtaaaattataaaattagaaaattagaaattatgatattttttaaaggaataaaatgcggagaaaaaaatacgaataaatggccgaagtaagatttttttactaacttttttttcaacttcCAGGCATCGCAATGGCTCGATTGATTGGAAGCGATAGACACATATCTGATGCGGCTAATAATgcggtatgatttattatttgttaatcacgagttctatttatttaaaaaggatatacgcagtatatacaaataaatcatgttatcttaatatttttttctgtaatttaacactatcaggaCTTGTTCTGAGTATTAAGGGGGCGAGTGAGTGTTTTAAAGAAAGCTCCAGATGCACGATTGATGTCGTACTAGGAGCTAGCTGGATTTGGGTCAGTAGCATTGATCCGGTCCTCCGACTTGcgctttgatttattatctgcactagtggagcggtggcgcccggagacccacacttttAATTTTCCGTGCGGGGAGTGCACAGTGACCTTGGAGGATGTTGCATTGCAGCTTGGGCTCCCAATTGACGAGAGTCCCGTAACGGGAGTATCTTAATTTACAGATCCGGCTGCACTTTGTTATCAGCTCCTAGGAGACTCGCTAGGGGACGGCGAGTCATATTTTTTCGGcataaaatttacatggctgaAAGCCAAAATTGGACAATCATCAGCGACTGCCACTAAAGGTGAGTTGATGTGCGCTGCTcgagcgtacatcatgcatatgGTAGGGGCAATACTCATGCCTGATGCAAACGACGACAATGTGCATTTGATGTACTTGCCTCTGTTAGCTGATTTGTCCACTGCTAGGTCGTATAGCTGGGGTTCCGCCATTCTAGCAATGTTGTACCGGGAGCTTTGTCGGGCGACAAACTCGGATGTTGTAGACATGGGCGGATGCCTCATATTGCTGCAGTCCTGGGCACTTTATCGGCTGCCATTTTTGGCATCCGTTAGTCACCAATCGTATGTGTATCCACTGCTGAAtaggtgataaaatataaattgtcattatttgtagtcataatatattgactaatgttaccaaccctaaaccctatattattttttgtaggTGGAGTGTTCGTCCAAGCATCGGGAAGTCGTATGATGTCCCGATATACCGCCTCATGATTGAACAGCATAC
This genomic window contains:
- the LOC105801235 gene encoding protein MAIN-LIKE 1-like — its product is MARLIGSDRHISDAANNALLGDSLGDGESYFFGIKFTWLKAKIGQSSATATKGELMCAARAYIMHMVGAILMPDANDDNVHLMYLPLLADLSTARSYSWGSAILAMLYRELCRATNSDVVDMGGCLILLQSWALYRLPFLASVSHQSWSVRPSIGKSYDVPIYRLMIEQHTREGSSDIMEIGCYDSLVASNLSRIRRARWR